The following proteins come from a genomic window of Acetivibrio cellulolyticus CD2:
- a CDS encoding flavin reductase family protein: protein MKLEMGVNKPDVLVEQWPGNYSVFSWMEFVTAIPQPIFLISTLKENNRPNACLHAWSTFTGEGDNFFCIISILKSQHTYTNILRTGEFCIGFPDNTLIEKCRETVKNNSEDDDEITKSGFTVETAAEISAPRIKECFLSIECGLEWEKELFENSQWALICGRVKHMAMDEERLKAGAEGRYGKNGYFYNIHSPKNPIDGSGVEDGIGVIQVL from the coding sequence ATGAAGCTTGAAATGGGTGTTAATAAGCCAGATGTATTAGTAGAACAGTGGCCAGGGAATTACAGCGTTTTTTCCTGGATGGAATTTGTTACAGCAATACCACAGCCTATTTTCCTAATCTCAACATTAAAGGAAAATAACAGGCCCAACGCGTGCCTTCATGCGTGGTCTACATTTACGGGAGAGGGAGATAATTTTTTCTGCATTATTTCGATTCTTAAAAGTCAACATACCTATACAAATATATTAAGGACAGGGGAATTTTGCATAGGTTTTCCTGACAACACACTTATTGAAAAGTGCCGGGAAACAGTTAAAAATAATAGTGAAGATGATGATGAGATTACCAAATCCGGTTTTACAGTTGAAACTGCTGCAGAAATATCAGCTCCAAGAATCAAGGAATGCTTCCTGTCTATTGAATGCGGTTTAGAATGGGAAAAGGAGCTTTTTGAAAACAGCCAGTGGGCTTTGATATGCGGAAGGGTGAAACATATGGCCATGGATGAGGAACGTCTCAAAGCAGGTGCAGAAGGGCGATATGGAAAGAACGGATATTTTTATAATATTCATTCGCCAAAGAATCCGATTGATGGATCTGGAGTGGAAGATGGAATTGGTGTAATTCAGGTTTTGTAA
- a CDS encoding DUF3795 domain-containing protein produces the protein MSDIIAYCGLLCNECPAYKATVHNDNELREMTAKEWRKMFNPDIKAEDVNCLGCKSDLVFGYCKTCDIRACSSGKSLDTCAGCASYGCDKLEEMLQYAPNAKERLDKLRV, from the coding sequence ATGAGCGATATAATAGCGTATTGCGGTTTATTATGTAATGAGTGTCCTGCATATAAAGCTACTGTACATAATGATAATGAATTAAGGGAAATGACTGCTAAAGAGTGGAGAAAGATGTTTAATCCGGACATTAAGGCTGAAGACGTAAATTGCCTTGGGTGTAAGTCGGATTTGGTTTTTGGGTATTGCAAAACATGCGATATAAGAGCTTGTTCATCAGGCAAATCGCTTGATACATGCGCAGGCTGTGCTTCATATGGATGTGATAAACTAGAAGAAATGCTGCAGTATGCCCCTAATGCAAAGGAAAGACTTGATAAATTAAGAGTTTGA
- a CDS encoding glycoside hydrolase family protein has product MEVQSIAYSNDNGRSWIKYKNNPVIKNPGIKDFRDPKVFFNQSSNKWIALVACGNSIRFYSSYNLILLSIISNACKYYTGPYGVNHKALA; this is encoded by the coding sequence TTGGAAGTTCAAAGTATTGCATACAGTAATGATAATGGCCGCAGTTGGATAAAGTATAAAAATAACCCTGTGATTAAGAATCCAGGAATAAAAGATTTCAGGGATCCAAAAGTTTTCTTTAACCAATCCTCTAATAAGTGGATCGCTCTGGTAGCATGCGGAAATAGCATCAGATTTTACTCTTCTTACAATTTGATTTTACTGTCTATTATTTCTAATGCCTGTAAATATTATACAGGGCCTTATGGAGTAAACCATAAGGCCCTGGCATAA
- a CDS encoding ABC transporter permease → MGYRKREIIKHYLYLPVMISLFGSIIGLGAGLLLIEPFQNLITVEYNVPKTQFSIRGYDIILVILLPVILNAMSALMVVKKALKINIVALLKANGGKEKRNIFLKAVPHKKGPFKLRFKLKEIFSNIPRSFLMLAGITAASMFLMTGFLFYSCVNFVVENNFNAVFGYDYQYVFNKLQTENLTDGEPFMISSFEYTSKGETIGLEINGVPENPKFVKLRNKDGEIIPADKTVITSSVAKRLKLEKGDTITVKNVSNMKSYVLTIDEICNIKFSEYVYMPMKKLNKMLDLPETAYVGLYSDKLLDVDDNIVEKLLTVEDSKAGLEASISSFSSLLYLLAAFAAIIGIIIVYIVTVMLIEENRKNISMLKVMGYRNREISRLLINSTSILVWAGFFLAVPVTIWLIQVFLDLLTKTMFYDFTTSLAWWQALISLVFILAVYYITLFFTRNKALNINMAESLKARE, encoded by the coding sequence ATGGGATACCGGAAGCGTGAAATAATAAAACACTATCTTTATCTGCCGGTGATGATTTCACTGTTTGGTTCAATAATTGGTTTAGGAGCAGGTTTACTGCTGATTGAGCCGTTTCAGAATTTAATAACTGTGGAATACAATGTCCCGAAGACTCAGTTTTCTATTCGAGGGTATGATATTATACTGGTAATACTTTTGCCTGTGATTCTTAATGCAATGTCGGCACTAATGGTTGTCAAAAAAGCATTGAAAATCAATATTGTAGCACTGCTCAAAGCCAATGGCGGTAAAGAAAAAAGGAATATATTTTTAAAGGCTGTTCCTCACAAAAAGGGTCCGTTCAAACTGCGTTTTAAGTTAAAAGAAATATTTTCAAACATTCCGAGAAGCTTTTTAATGCTCGCGGGAATAACGGCTGCTTCAATGTTTTTGATGACAGGATTTCTGTTTTACAGTTGTGTAAATTTTGTTGTAGAAAACAACTTCAATGCTGTGTTTGGCTATGATTACCAATATGTATTCAATAAGCTTCAAACAGAAAATTTAACAGATGGTGAGCCCTTTATGATTTCCAGCTTTGAATATACGTCAAAGGGTGAAACTATAGGCCTTGAAATAAACGGTGTGCCTGAAAATCCAAAGTTTGTGAAGCTTCGCAATAAGGATGGCGAGATTATTCCAGCAGACAAAACCGTAATTACTTCGAGTGTTGCAAAACGGCTTAAACTCGAAAAGGGAGATACAATTACAGTCAAGAATGTTTCAAATATGAAAAGCTATGTTTTAACTATCGATGAAATATGCAACATTAAATTCAGCGAGTATGTTTATATGCCGATGAAGAAACTTAATAAAATGCTGGATTTGCCAGAAACCGCTTATGTTGGACTTTACTCGGATAAACTGTTGGACGTTGATGACAACATTGTTGAGAAACTGTTGACGGTTGAGGACAGTAAAGCAGGACTTGAAGCATCCATCAGTTCCTTTAGTTCATTATTATACCTTCTTGCCGCCTTTGCTGCGATAATTGGAATTATTATAGTGTATATTGTTACAGTAATGCTAATTGAGGAGAACCGAAAAAATATATCGATGCTAAAGGTAATGGGATATCGCAACAGGGAAATTTCGAGGCTGCTGATTAATTCAACATCTATACTTGTTTGGGCAGGCTTTTTTCTGGCTGTACCTGTTACAATTTGGCTTATACAGGTTTTTCTTGATCTCCTGACTAAAACAATGTTTTATGATTTTACCACAAGTCTTGCGTGGTGGCAGGCATTGATTTCCTTAGTGTTTATTCTGGCGGTTTATTATATTACACTGTTTTTTACCAGAAATAAGGCCCTTAATATAAATATGGCAGAAAGCCTTAAAGCAAGAGAATAA
- a CDS encoding response regulator transcription factor, whose amino-acid sequence MYKILIIEDDAVIAKAIKNTIETWNYDAKCVTDFRNVMTEFVSYNPELVLLDISLPFYNGYHWCSEIRKLSKVPIIFISSASDNMNIVMAVNMGGDDFISKPFDLSVLTAKVQAMLRRTYDFAGQTNLLEHKGVILNTSDTTLSYNDKKIDLTKNEYKILQVLIENKDKVVSRDTIMTKLWETDSFIDDNTLTVNVTRLRKKLEDAGLCDFISTKKGIGYMV is encoded by the coding sequence ATGTATAAGATCTTAATTATTGAAGATGATGCAGTAATTGCAAAGGCAATTAAGAATACTATTGAAACATGGAATTATGATGCTAAATGTGTTACGGATTTTCGCAATGTGATGACTGAGTTCGTTTCATACAATCCGGAGCTTGTTTTGCTCGATATATCCCTGCCATTTTATAATGGCTATCACTGGTGCAGTGAAATACGAAAGCTGTCAAAGGTACCCATCATATTTATATCCTCAGCCTCCGACAACATGAATATTGTTATGGCTGTAAACATGGGTGGGGACGACTTCATCTCCAAACCGTTTGATTTGAGCGTGCTGACTGCAAAGGTTCAGGCAATGCTTCGCCGTACCTATGATTTCGCTGGTCAAACAAATCTGCTTGAACACAAAGGTGTAATTCTAAACACTAGCGATACAACACTTTCTTATAATGACAAAAAAATTGATCTTACTAAAAATGAATATAAGATTCTTCAAGTCCTCATTGAAAACAAAGACAAAGTTGTATCCCGAGATACCATTATGACAAAGCTTTGGGAAACCGATAGTTTTATCGACGACAATACACTTACTGTCAATGTGACTCGGCTTAGAAAGAAACTCGAGGACGCAGGACTTTGTGACTTTATCTCAACTAAAAAAGGTATAGGATATATGGTGTAA
- a CDS encoding sensor histidine kinase translates to MRLLFAYLKNKSKVILLFCLFIIIFAVVSILYNLPSEPIAYAALLCTCLGIIFTGFDFWQYSNKHHLLCKLEESITLSIDSLPTAGNLLELDYQNLLKIVHQDKMQLVSKADSARTNMVDYYTLWAHQIKTPIAAMRLLLQSADNGQNNELSSELFKIEQYVEMVLQYLRLDSTSTDFILKRYKLDDIVRQAVRKYAKLFIQKKISLDLSEFDCEVLTDEKWLLFVIEQILSNALKYTHEGRISIYMDCPNSKTLVIEDTGIGIQPEDLPRVFEKGFTGYNGRTDKKSTGIGLYLCKRILTKLSHSISIESDVCKGTLVKIKLDTANIKVE, encoded by the coding sequence ATGAGATTATTATTTGCATATTTGAAAAACAAGTCAAAAGTTATCTTGCTATTCTGTCTTTTTATTATTATTTTTGCAGTTGTTTCCATACTTTATAATTTACCTTCAGAACCCATTGCCTATGCAGCTTTGCTATGTACATGCCTTGGAATAATATTTACAGGGTTTGATTTCTGGCAATATTCCAATAAGCATCATCTGCTCTGTAAACTTGAAGAGAGTATTACTCTTTCAATTGATTCACTTCCTACTGCGGGTAATTTGTTGGAACTTGATTATCAGAACCTGCTTAAAATAGTTCATCAGGACAAAATGCAGCTTGTTTCAAAAGCAGACAGTGCAAGAACCAATATGGTAGATTATTATACACTTTGGGCACATCAGATTAAAACTCCCATTGCAGCCATGCGCTTATTGCTGCAGTCAGCAGATAACGGACAGAATAACGAGCTCTCCTCTGAGCTTTTTAAAATTGAGCAGTATGTAGAAATGGTGCTTCAGTACCTGCGGCTTGACAGCACATCAACCGACTTTATTCTCAAACGTTACAAGCTTGATGATATTGTAAGGCAAGCTGTCCGTAAATATGCAAAGCTGTTCATACAGAAGAAAATAAGCCTTGACTTATCAGAGTTTGACTGTGAAGTACTGACAGATGAAAAGTGGCTCTTATTCGTTATTGAGCAAATTTTATCTAATGCGCTCAAATATACTCATGAAGGCAGAATATCTATATATATGGATTGCCCAAACAGTAAAACCCTTGTTATTGAGGATACCGGCATCGGCATTCAGCCGGAAGACTTGCCCCGTGTGTTTGAAAAAGGATTTACAGGATACAATGGAAGAACGGATAAAAAATCTACAGGAATAGGATTATATCTATGCAAGCGTATTTTAACGAAGTTGTCGCACTCTATCTCCATTGAATCGGACGTTTGCAAGGGAACTCTCGTAAAAATCAAGCTGGATACAGCAAATATAAAGGTCGAGTAA
- a CDS encoding ABC transporter ATP-binding protein — MEILNVSNLKKVYSSRFGSNHVQALTNVSFSVEKGEYVAIMGESGSGKTTLLNILASLDKPTSGEVLLNGKSIVSIKEKEISAFRRNNLGFVFQDFNLLDTFSLQDNIFLPLVLSGKSYDEMNNRLKPIASKLGINDILTKYPYEVSGGQKQRSAVARALITNPQLILADEPTGALDSHATDSLLHLFNEINNDGQTILMVTHSVKAASHAKRVLFIKDGEVFHQIYRANMSKEEMFSKISDTLTMLATKTAEAARGDHDE; from the coding sequence ATGGAAATATTAAATGTAAGTAATCTTAAAAAAGTATACTCCTCACGATTCGGCAGTAATCATGTTCAGGCCTTGACTAATGTATCCTTTTCAGTTGAAAAGGGTGAATATGTTGCAATAATGGGTGAATCAGGTTCCGGTAAAACCACACTGCTAAACATTCTCGCATCCCTTGACAAACCCACAAGCGGTGAGGTTTTGCTCAACGGCAAAAGCATTGTCTCAATAAAGGAAAAGGAAATATCCGCATTCCGTCGAAATAATCTTGGTTTTGTATTCCAGGATTTTAATCTGCTTGATACTTTTTCTTTGCAGGACAATATATTTCTGCCCCTTGTTCTATCAGGAAAATCCTATGATGAAATGAACAACCGTCTAAAGCCTATTGCATCAAAACTAGGCATAAATGATATACTCACAAAATACCCCTACGAGGTTTCCGGTGGTCAAAAGCAGAGATCGGCTGTTGCCCGTGCTCTTATTACAAATCCACAGCTGATTCTGGCCGATGAACCAACAGGTGCACTCGATTCTCACGCCACTGACAGTCTGCTCCACCTGTTTAATGAAATAAACAATGATGGTCAAACTATTCTCATGGTAACCCATAGCGTTAAGGCTGCAAGCCATGCAAAGCGTGTTCTTTTCATTAAGGATGGAGAGGTATTTCATCAGATTTACCGTGCAAATATGAGCAAAGAGGAAATGTTCAGCAAAATATCCGATACTTTGACCATGCTTGCAACAAAAACCGCTGAAGCTGCAAGAGGTGATCATGATGAGTAA
- a CDS encoding ABC transporter permease has translation MSKLFFPKLSITTIKKNGKFYFPYILTCIFTVAMFYIMCFIKTNEGIKKMPGADALESMMGAGTFVIALFAVIFLFYTNSFLIKRRKKELGLYNILGMEKRHIAKILFFETAITGVVSIITGLFLGILLSKLIFMLFSKLLDFPVPFGFSISTYGIKASICLFSAAFILILLSNLWQIKLAKPIELLRGGNVGEKEPKTKAIMAIAGAISLGIGYYIALTTETPTDAISLFLVAVVLVIMGTYFLFNAGSIALLKLLRKNKKYYYQTKHFTSVSGMLYRMKQNAVGLANICILSTMVLVMVSGTVSLYLGAEDAIDNRYPHDITVIKDAKENNDRDRTIKSVLKAVSSKGRTIKKLTDYEYLVFTVSYSDGQFITNTKNQFGSSGTEVFCFITSKEYEHLTGKSADISGYNVLSYSSNRQLGDNFTLFGKTYTVKNRLDSFPSTSDYAAFLMNVHYVVLSSDALLSQIMNAQLSAYGENASSPEYEISLDIDGTNDEKIACADAVDNATREKEEYTKEDGSISYRYVNFTESRQKTAKQFYVLYGGFLFLGLFLGTLFMMATALIIYYKQISEGYDDKERFEIMKKVGMSHDEIKSTVRSQVLKVFFLPIAAAAVHIAAAFKMITKLLALMNLTNVTLFFWCTVGTLLVFAAIYGLVYALTAKIYYKIVE, from the coding sequence ATGAGTAAGCTGTTTTTTCCGAAGCTCTCCATAACCACCATAAAAAAGAACGGAAAATTTTATTTTCCTTATATCCTGACATGTATCTTCACTGTGGCAATGTTCTACATTATGTGTTTCATAAAAACAAATGAAGGAATAAAAAAAATGCCCGGCGCTGATGCACTTGAATCTATGATGGGAGCTGGAACCTTTGTCATTGCTCTATTCGCTGTAATCTTTTTATTCTACACAAACAGCTTTCTGATAAAACGCCGGAAAAAAGAGCTGGGACTTTATAATATTCTTGGAATGGAGAAACGGCATATAGCCAAAATTTTGTTTTTTGAAACTGCCATAACAGGTGTTGTTTCCATCATTACAGGACTGTTTTTAGGTATTCTTTTATCTAAGCTGATTTTTATGCTCTTTTCGAAACTTTTGGATTTTCCAGTACCGTTTGGCTTCTCTATATCGACATACGGGATAAAGGCATCTATATGCCTGTTTTCTGCAGCATTTATACTCATTCTTTTATCAAACCTATGGCAGATAAAGCTCGCAAAACCAATCGAGCTGCTTCGTGGTGGAAATGTAGGTGAAAAAGAGCCAAAAACTAAAGCTATTATGGCAATAGCAGGTGCTATATCCTTAGGAATCGGTTATTACATCGCACTTACAACCGAAACCCCAACAGATGCCATATCGCTTTTCCTCGTGGCAGTTGTCCTTGTAATTATGGGTACCTATTTTCTCTTTAATGCAGGAAGTATAGCTCTTCTTAAACTGCTTCGTAAAAACAAGAAGTATTATTATCAGACAAAGCACTTTACATCGGTTTCTGGAATGCTTTACCGCATGAAGCAGAACGCAGTAGGACTTGCCAACATCTGTATTCTTTCAACTATGGTACTTGTTATGGTAAGCGGCACAGTATCCTTGTATCTTGGAGCAGAAGATGCCATAGACAATAGATATCCCCACGACATAACAGTCATAAAAGATGCTAAAGAGAACAATGACCGGGATAGAACTATTAAATCAGTACTTAAAGCCGTGTCCTCAAAAGGACGGACAATAAAAAAATTGACCGACTACGAATACCTGGTATTTACAGTAAGCTATAGTGACGGTCAGTTTATTACCAATACTAAAAATCAATTTGGAAGCTCCGGTACTGAAGTTTTTTGCTTCATAACCTCAAAGGAATATGAACATCTTACAGGCAAATCCGCAGATATAAGTGGTTATAATGTGCTTTCATACAGCAGCAACCGCCAACTTGGCGATAATTTTACCTTGTTCGGAAAAACTTACACTGTAAAGAATCGTCTTGATAGTTTTCCATCAACAAGTGATTATGCTGCATTTTTAATGAATGTCCATTATGTTGTTCTAAGCAGTGACGCCTTACTGTCACAAATAATGAATGCTCAGTTGAGTGCTTATGGCGAAAATGCAAGCTCACCGGAATATGAAATTTCACTCGACATAGATGGCACAAACGATGAAAAAATAGCATGTGCAGATGCTGTAGATAATGCCACAAGGGAAAAAGAAGAATACACTAAGGAGGATGGCAGCATTAGCTATCGCTATGTAAATTTCACAGAATCCAGACAAAAGACTGCAAAGCAATTCTATGTACTATATGGTGGATTTTTATTTCTTGGATTATTCTTAGGCACCTTATTTATGATGGCTACGGCATTAATTATTTACTACAAGCAAATATCCGAAGGTTATGATGATAAGGAACGTTTCGAAATAATGAAAAAGGTAGGCATGAGCCACGACGAAATCAAGTCAACCGTACGTTCACAAGTACTGAAAGTTTTCTTCCTTCCCATTGCAGCAGCAGCAGTCCATATTGCAGCAGCCTTCAAAATGATCACCAAGCTGCTTGCACTAATGAACCTTACAAATGTCACACTCTTTTTCTGGTGTACGGTAGGTACTTTGCTAGTATTTGCAGCTATATATGGATTGGTTTATGCACTGACTGCAAAGATTTACTACAAAATTGTGGAATAG
- a CDS encoding response regulator, whose translation MRILIAEDDYVSRQFLFKLLSQYGECDMVIDGMEAIEAFMMSIRKKQPYDLVCLDIMMPKADGTRVLKAIRELEKQNNIAPQDASKVIMVSALNEVEIVNDSFDSGSEGYAVKPLNTEKFITLLRKLKLID comes from the coding sequence ATGAGGATACTAATTGCAGAAGATGATTATGTTAGCAGGCAGTTTCTTTTTAAGCTGTTATCACAGTATGGTGAGTGTGACATGGTTATAGACGGAATGGAAGCAATAGAGGCTTTTATGATGTCTATAAGAAAAAAACAGCCATATGATCTGGTTTGTCTTGACATTATGATGCCAAAAGCCGATGGTACAAGAGTTCTAAAAGCTATCAGAGAATTGGAAAAACAAAACAATATTGCACCGCAAGATGCATCAAAGGTTATTATGGTTTCAGCCTTAAATGAAGTAGAAATTGTAAATGATTCATTTGATTCAGGCAGTGAAGGTTATGCAGTGAAGCCTTTGAATACTGAAAAATTCATTACACTGCTGAGAAAACTCAAATTGATAGACTAA